In Dunckerocampus dactyliophorus isolate RoL2022-P2 chromosome 21, RoL_Ddac_1.1, whole genome shotgun sequence, the sequence TACCTCACTAACAGGACATTTTCAGTAATGAGCAATGATTTTTCCTCTACAGTCGCTCCCCTCTCCACTGGCACGCCCCAGGGTTCAATCCTGGGGCGTACCTTATTTTTAATCTCCATGCTGCCATTAGCAGCAATCATCTCCAggcaaaatgtccattttcatttttatgctgatgatgtacaGCTCTATCTAGCAGTAATGCTGAATGACAAGAAGGCACTAGATCGCAGAACTTCCTTCAGTtaaataaaggaaaaacaaagtacaTTGTTTTTTAGTCCTGATTCACCCCACAGTGTACCCAATTTTAACACTCCTAACCCTccttttgctcctgctgtgaaGAACCTCGGTGTGATATTTCACAGCAGTCTTAAACTTGATAAACAACTGAGTTCTGTAGTAAGAAGCAGGGTTTTTTTCCCACCTCAGGCTCCTGGCAAAGGTGGCACTGAAAAAGCAATTTATCTGTTCATCATTCATAATAATGTCTGCTATACTGGAGTAAGTCAGTCACTCCTCCGCAGGCTCCAGTTGGTGCAAAATGCAGCTGCTCGCCTTCTCACTAATGCTCCACAATATCACTCCAGTTCTCTTTTCTCTCCATTGGCTCCCGATACATTTTAGGATACATTTTAAAGTCCTCCTGTTTGTGTTCAAGGTCATTAATGGCCCTGCTACGGCATATTTGGCTGAACTTTTAACTGTCCGTCACCAATCTAGGACCCTGCGCTCATCTGCACACACAACATTGGAAGTCCCGAGGACGAGatacaaaaaatggggggatAGCTCTTTTGCTGGGGGCGCTAGCTCTTTTGCTGCCTTTGCCCCCAAGATTTGGAACTCTTCCACCTGCGCTACGGTCTATCATGGAGCTATCCGTTttcaaatgtcatttaaaaacacatttattcaaCTGGCATTTGATACGTGATGAGAATAGGTCTTTTAGATGTAATTCTGTACATGTAtagctatttttgttttagttgttcttattatatcttatttgatcttaccctgttcttattttatgttgttgtttttagtcttgcgaagcaccttgggcaccattgagatgttgtaaggtgctatacaaaaaactttgatttgattctcAAAATCATGCATGGACGTCATGTATTTTAGTAAGAACACATAAAATAATCAGCAAAACTGCTTATTTAGTCAACATACACAAGTCTTAATACAGCAGGTACCATATttagccactagagggagcaaGAGATCACAAAGTAGTGCAGTTTACATGCACCATCCAAACAACACACTCACCTTAGAAACAAGATCAACAAGATTCTTTATCGCCTCTTCTACACTTGAGACAAATTTAAGATCTTTTCTGAAAGACAAAATTCACTTTTTAGTGTGATCTGAACTTGTGGGTGCTACCGACTGGTTACGCGGCAGGCAGACCTGGCATCCTCCTTGAGGCTGTTGCTGTATACCGAGGTGGAGCGCATGTTGAAGGGGTCCGAGGAGGGGTCTATCTGCAAGGCCTTGGCCAGGCGCTTGTTCCTCTCCAGGGCGGCGCACTCCTCGTCACATTGGAGcctggcaaaaaaaatatattaatacaatatcataaaaaaaaacattattcacTGTCAAACATTCCACTACCTGGTTTGTTTGAGCTCCTTCTTAGCAAGGAGCGGGCCGATGTCCATGGAGTCTCCCAGCTGCATGTCTGACAGTTTACTGGCCATGGCAATGGCGGCGTACCTGTGACACAGAACATGTAACAAGttttcaaactgtttttttaaagaggcCATGGCATGTAGCAGGCTACTTTGGCTATTTTAGGCACTTTAGCATCTACTATGTCAGGCCTATTATGATGGACACCTATTATCATCCTTATTTAGCATATTATTCAAGGTATTTGGTCATGAACATTGGTTTATATGATAACGTTTGACGCACTTGACCCTAAGAGAGGCTAAATGTAGGCGCGAAGACTCAATTATTTatacgaaaaaaaaaacacacaaaaaaaaacattttttttggccGCTTTGGTTTCTGTTGACCTTGATGAACCTGGACAAAAACAGATGTTTCTCCTTCAAGCTAACTGCAAGACATGTTGGTATCAAAAACATGACGCACGATCACGAGGCCATCTTGGCCGATACAAACACTCTGTTCTCATAGCTAtcttgcacgcacacacacacacacacacacacacacacacatagtttctATATACGTCACCATTTTAATCTGTCTGAGGAGTGATTAGCTGTCCAACTGAGACGTGTTGGTGCCCTACAtcctatcaaaaaaaaaaaagggaagttGTACCACCTCTCTGTCAGAAGtcataagaaaacaaaacagggtTCCTCTTCAGGGGTGGACTGCACCTCGCTAAACCTTCGTTGGCCACTAATcactctctccagcgctggcattacaaCTGTTTGTATCGACTCCGGTTAAATTGCAAACTGTCCTCGAGACTCCCAgttgttagaataaaataatctGGGGGGACTTTCATCCCAACTGTGACAAAAACTGACCTCTGGTAAGAACTGGCAGCTTCAGTGCAGGACACCGTTTCTTTCCTTCGACCGCAGTCGCACTGCAGCGCCACCTAAGACGTGCATAGAGAATTAAGAGTCTTTCTCTCTGTAAGTGAACCAAAGCTGGCGAGTCCACCTTTGCGTTGCAGGGGTTGTGCGGGCAGGCGGCGCCCGTGTGGCAGGGGGCGGAGCACGCGTGGCCGCAGTCGGCGCGGGGCAGCGTGCACGGCTGCTTGCAGCTGCCGCCCGCCAAGCAGTCGCCCCGGTGACAGATTCTTTTGCAGCGGTGCATCTCGCAGGGAAGTGCTTTGTCACAGGAGAGGCCACAGGAGATGTCTTGCAGATGACAGGGGATGTTGCTGCGTTgctgcgaaaaaaaaaaaaaaaaacgttgtcaaaatgcaaaacatgggAGGATGCAAGGTTAGAAGAAGGGTTACCTCGTGTTTTCCCATGCACCATTTCTGGGTTAGGTATGTGCAGGGGGGGCATTTCTCTTCACTGTGGCAGTTGTGGAACACTGACAAACAAAAGACAACACATCAGAGTGGACTCCTGTTACTGCTTTGCCAAGTGCTTCTTACCAGGATGGTCACACTCATGTCTTCTCGTACACACGTTCTTGCACTCGGGTGGGCTGGTGCCACACGGGATGGGCGGGTACAACACAGAGAGCCCGCAGTGACATGTCAACTCATCAAAACCTACAAATGAATACGCGATTACATTACATGTAGActaaataaaaaccaaaaatgaCACTCAAATGAGTTTGTGACTCACTGGACTGCCAGCAGGGCTCACAGTTGCCACGGTGACAAGGCTCCTGGCAGCGGTGTAGGCCACAGTTGAGCTTGTAGCTGCAGATCTGCGGACACCTGTGCTCTGTGCTCTATGGGGAATTGAAGGAAAATAAAGAAGCACGTGTCATTGATTGTTGCCCTTTGTTTACAGCGCGGCCTTACGGCGAGAGCTTACCACACAGCACAGCTCGCCACACTTGTGTCGCCCGCAGGAGCGTTTCTTGCTGCAGCGCTTCTCGCAGGTGAAGTCAAGCTCCTCTGGAAGCAAAAGagagaagaataaaaaaaacccacccacAACAGTAGAGGAAGGATCGTCTATTAAATTTATCATCAGCTCACCCTCTTTTTGGATTGTAGCACACGGCACCTCCTGGAAAATAAACACAACTTTAGCGCTAACAGCGCATAACACGGTGGCCCAAACAGTGCAACCCACCTTGGTCTTGGACGCACATCGACATCTGATGGTAGAAGTCAGGGAGCAGGGCCCACAGGCGCCCTCGTGGCACAGCTTGTCACAGAGATGGATAGTGTCTGAAATCATACGTGCTTATCAGGTGAAAATAGGGTGGATTCATCCATTATTCATTGAGGATTGAACTGTCAAGTCTTACAACAAGTGAAAGAATATAATCTGCACTACAATTCAATGGATTCTTCATTGCCTTTAGTGTAATCATGCTCGCTAACACACAGCAATGAAAATATGACCCTTTTTGGTGGTTGTAACTATTAAAACATAATGTCTGGATTATGTTCACAGACACTGAGATGGGctgcagctcttccctcaaactaatgttgcATAATTAACACATTACGCTTCTTCTActtgatgcatttcacaaataaacactgactgcaaaataagacaaatactgcagttTGCAATACAAgatatagaaaaagtgccataacGCTGCATGATTCTTCCAAAAGTGTGATATTAAATGAGAAGTATTGAAGGAATTGCATAACCAGTGCTTTATGTCATGTTCCGCATTACAGGTTGAACTGTAGAATTGGTTTTCCTTATGTTTCAcactgtttcctgttttgtgcttttctttTGGATTTCCATTCCTGTTTGGTGCAACGTGCAGCTGCTGGAAAGCACATGCAGCAGTGCCTGTTTCTCATAAGTTATCGCTATGTAGGTGGAGCTGCATTACACGCAACGGACAAAACGTAACACTTTGCCATCACTGCAAATTGCATGTTTACAAGCCAAGGGGCGAAactgtggacatactgtattgaGCTTGCTGTGGAGCCTGGCGCAGCTTGATGGGGTCCCATCTGTGCACCgaaaaatgataatatgatCCCATACCTCATTTTGATGCCAATATCGACCAGACACCCCTACTTTTAACAGTTCTTCATCATTTGCAGAGattgtttttgtaattattatttcacaGACTGCCATTActtcattttagtttttaatcaTTCATGTTTATAATCTTGTATGAATTTCTCTTGGGGATGAATACAggcgtccctcgctacattgcagttcgaacatcgctccctcactctatcgcgttttttcaaaaatgaattcttCCTAATGAATTAATCATCACTATTTTGTGATAGAATACGGTctattgttagtaaaaaaaaaatacatacagtatttaagcaaattatatacatttttgtcctaaattaagcattttcaagcatgaaaatagcTCCACgaatgaaaacacaaatatacagCATCTGTGACTGAGAAGTGATGtatgtgacgtcagctagctagagccGACTGTAGccgagtgctagcagcaggttagcagtgtcgagaatggccgacagcagctcctgtgtgaatgctgaCTGCGTGTGTGTTGTCTGCCTTTTAATAAAGTGAATCGAGAGCATTGTGAGTCTCTTCTTAACTCCAAACAGCGGCAGTAggttagtattctacactggtcactaggtgttggtaatgttacactgataagACAATACCCAcctcaggaagtacactgtccatgctaatgtgtgagtcttatttatgtccaagatgacttattttctatgatgatgtctactgtattgggtaatacaagtgtaaaggtgactacaggggtgttatttcatgtctaaagggctctaataattaaaCAGTATTTGGAAAGTCAGAAACATGCTTTGTAttctctatgaaaatattcaatttattactattgaatcctacttagcggaaattcatttattgcggtcggCTATGGAAACAATTGACCGCGAGGTTAGTCGTCCCTCAAGtaaaagagggacgactgtaccttTATATGTATCTTGCGACAACAGCTCCCTCTCATGCCTACCATTGGAGCCACAGGCCAGGGGTTTGCTGCATGTCTTCCCGCAGGAGGGGATAGGGTCAGAGCAGCTCTGTCGCTCAGAGTAGCCCAACTCCAGGAGCTTAGTCAGCGGCGTCTGGCCGCAGGGGCAAGTCTTCACCGTGGTCGGCGAGCGAGGGCACGGGGGGCAAGAGCCGCGGTGGCACGGCTGCTGGCACTGATGAGCTTCACAGTCCAACATCCTGGCAGATCCGGGCAGAGTCAAGAGGGGCATGGAATTCGAGTAACAAAATAGCTGTCATAAAACTTactttgtgcatgttttttgacaGGAGAAATTCCCCAAACCGTCGATCATGTCTTTATCCGTGCCGCACAGGACTTCACGAGGCGTAACTCCGCAGTAGCAGACTGGAGTGGAGTTATATTTCAATGACACGAATagcaaaaaacaaaggaaatgtgacagTTACCTTGCTGGACTTGCAGCTGACAGGGCTGGCAGGGCCCGCTGTGGCACACCTGAGTGCACGTGTGTTGGCCACAGTTGAGTGGAACTCCACACACCTTGTCACAGTGGAGGAGGGAAGCCTGGCCGCAGCGCATCGGCTGACTGGGGAGAGATGGTCCAGGCATTATTACTGTGTCAAAAACCCAGGAAAGGTGAGACAACGTGGGTGTGGTACCTGGTTCTTCCGCAGACACAGGATTTGGTCACAAAAGCTGGACACTGTGGACAAGGTCCTGGGTGACACAAGCTGAAGAAGACATGAAAGGTGCCATTATCGCTCGTGTGtatttaagaaaacaaaaagaacactcTCGCTCAACCTCACATGTTACAGGGGTGGTTGCAGTCCACCCCACTTCTCTTCTTCCCGCACATGTCGCCACAGCTGTGAGGAATCTCACTGCGCTGCCACTCGGGGTTTGTCACTTTACCTGCCAGCGCAGAGCGGGAAACATACGGTGTAACAATTTTCACAGCAGACTTCGGAGTCAAGCCCGACTCAAAAGAAAAACTCCTCACCACAGAAGCAGGTGTAGAAGGTCGGGTGTTTAAGTGCGACATTCTGACACGCGGGGCAACGCCAGCCGTCTGCTGACTCTAGAAAGAAACCGATGAAAAAGCAGACAGTGATGGTGAGAAAAAGCCACAGACGGCAGCACTCTTTGCTGTGGCACTTTACTAAGCCCTaaagcaggtgtgtccaaaatgcggcgaAAACGAGCCATTTGCAACTGAAAACAgcaaatattaggaaaaaaattgagcaaaaaagacaaagctgaaatgttgccacTAGtaaccaataacacaaagctctgTATTGTTTCCAGCCTTTcaccaatatttttaaaatatctaaatacaaatatcaaagtggcctcctGCAGTCTGTGATTTttccagtatgtggccctcggtggaaaaagtttggcctCTGCCCTACAGTCATCTAaagcagtgtttctcaactggtgggtcaggaCACAAAGGTGGGTCTTTGGGGTCGCAAACCCACCTCTAGGTGGGTCATGGACAAcaagtcaaaaatgacattaaaatatttcatgtaattgacttttttttttaaacagaaatatttggaataaaTATTTTGGATTGGAATCTTCTTCcttggtatatactgtagagatACTACactatattacattttatatataaaatatatatacaccaattaactacattttttttgtagttgacATTTCTCCTCTTAATGTGCCCTGAAGTACATTTtgcacatgtacagtaataaagtgtatgttttttttaatgataacaAGCATGTGCTTTGAAGGctattttttactaaaaatgttttaaactttcttttacAATGGATATTTAAAGGGTAACAATATGATTTCAATATGGTTCCCAGAgtgagaccagttgagaacccctgatCTAAAAAGCATGCAGATGGCGCTctaaaaaaatagacatttattttattttcctaaaacaTATTTCAAGCCATTTATAATCACTTAACCACAAAAGTTCGGGAAAATTGAGGTCACCAGTAAAAAAATTCCTGTTTCTTATGCTAATGGTAAGGTAGCTGAATGCAACATTGCACACAAGGATGGCTGACTTTTAGACACATGTTaaggcaatatactgtatgcttctAACCATCTGCCTGCGAGGCCGGGGATCGAGCCCATTTCTTGATGCAGTTCAGGTGGAAGACGTGGAAGCAGCTCTGGCAGCTCCAGATGGGAGCCATGAGGCGGATCACCTCGCAGCACACCATGCACTCATACTTCTCCTCTGACAGCTGCTCGATCAGACATCCTATGAAAGGAAGATCCTTATTAATCCCTAATATGCGTGCTTACTATATTTGGTTTACACTAAATGGTGTACCTGTCTGAGTCTCTTTGCTCTCTGGTATTTTGTCCAAGTTCCTTCTGTGGTTCTGCGGTCTCCTCTGCCCTCTTTGATGGAGCCCTGGGTGTCGTCTGCCGAGGTTGTCATGGCAAGTGGCTCCCCTGTCGGTACCACGCTCTTCCTGGGGTGGTGGCGGCGGCTTGATTGTGCGTTGTCGTCGTTTCCCCTGACTCCGGAAATCTCTTTGGGAGTCTGGACTGGTCCTCCTGCGGTTCTGGGTGCTTTCCTGGTGTTCTCTTTTGTCGTCATCTGGTGGCGGCGGTCTCTCTCGCCGCCAGTTTATCCCATCGGGTCCATCGTCTGACTGGTAGCCACCAAAACCTCGACTGTGACCGGCATAATCACTTCGTGGTCTTTGCCATCGTGAGCCACGAAAGTTCTCATTTGGACCTCGTAGTCCGTCTCTGTGCCCTCTACCTCGCCTCCTGCCGCCTGTCTCACCCTGGTAGGGAGGATGGTCAGGATGCTGTGAATTATTATGCTGGCCGAATGGGTGATGAGAGTGTCCATATTGTTTCGTGGGGCCAGTGAAGGGTCTGTCATGGTTGTGTCTGGGCTGACCCCATCTGGATTTGTACTGGTTTGGCTTTTTATGAGACATGGCCTCCGGATTGAGGTCTGGGGGGtctacaaacaaaaacaatactaaGTATTGTTTACACAAAAAACACGAACAAACCTAATGGTATCAGGATTCAATAGAAAATTTGAAACTGAACACTCTGCTAGCTATGCTATGCCATTTAGCTTAAGAGAAAACACTCATTGTTTCCGAGGTCATTAAACCCCTTAGAGTCCAGATTTTATAGCCACATCACATTTGGTGTAAGGGTTCAAAGTTCACATATTGTCACGTAAGCTCGCTGGTTACTCGGACATGCTATGCAAGTAATAGTATTACACTGGCACTGTTATTGTGGTCTAAATGTCGATTAATACAGCAATTAAGACgacatatttgtaatatttgccCAAGTTAACTAAAACACATGGTAGACAAATGTATATAGCCAAGCGTCTCCTTGGATGAAGTTACCACTGGATTACATAATTACACAACATACAAAGTTACCTGAGGATCCTTCAGCCATTCAGTCAGCTGTTTATTTCTACTCCCCAAATCAAAAGTTTAACGATTGGTGTTCGTTTActgaaaaaattgacaaacgTCTCCCAGGAAGTTGTACTTATGAAATTAGCTAACTGAAGTCGTATCAAAACACACAGCCTAGCCCCCTAGTAGCTTGAACTCAGCTGAGTAACAATGCAAGCTAACAGCTAACAGCAGGGATAGCGGGGTAGCGTTTACGTCACTACCTGTCATGGCTTTCAATGTAAAAGCGTGGGTGCGGTACAGCGAAGgggaaaaatgcacatttaatagATTAGCTCTGTCGTTGAACGAagaaatgtatatttatattccaCACATGTGAGATTAACTATACACAGcacttaatacattttttgaccATATACGGCAGATGAGAGAGTCCAACTACGCCCGCCATATTTGCACAGGTTCGTATGTGTTCGCCGTCACCACCACCCAAGGCTTGGGACCACTTACGGTGTCCAAGCTAACTAAACATCCATGACCACATACCACCACTTACAAGTTTTTGCCAGTACTATATTATACGACATCTTCTCCATTTTATAGCAAAATGCAGGTGAATACATGCTGTGAATCACTACGTGTTCAAACTAATCAGTGAACAAGTGACTTGTTTGGACTGCACCCCAAGGGAGCTCGCGGTGGAAAATATACTTCACATGAAGAAATGCTGCCAGCAAACCACAAGATGgcgcttttgtgtgtgttgttgtaggTCCACACTTTATTTTCCAAGTCAAATTAGATAGTtggagaaaaacaaatatttctcGGTTGGTTTCGGTTGTGTAGCCACACGTTTGCAtgtttggttgcattattttgggTGATTGTTGTTATCTAACTGTATGACGAGCATGCTTTTTAACGCCTGGAGTTGGTAAAAGGGCTTTTCAACATTACAATCAATTTTCTAGTGTACTCCCTATTACAACCACAAACCATGGGGCTCGTATTACTCAATGCATAGTATCTTGCTCGTCGTTTCTAAAAGAAattgtaaacaaacatatttttgctgttttcaatGACAGTGAATGAGAGGCCTAATGCTAAACAGCATTCGCTGCAGTCACATGACGCATGCGCAGCTAGGCGAGCTGGGTGGCACGACAATATTTGGCAAGCGTCTGTTAACAACCACGAAATATTGGAAATGTGTGGTCCGGCTTCCACAATAAGACAAAAACCTTGTTTGTTCTTCTCGCACTGTATAGTTTTGAGAGTATAAGACAGTGTGTCCGTATGGTTCGCATAAAGAATGTACGAAAAACGACGCCTTCTTTGTTATCTTTTCGTGTTACTCGACGTGTGTGCTTTGTAATGGCCAGGGgcgtggttttattttgaaaccctCAACAGGAAACAGCTGGCTTGCACGGTGGCTAGCTTTGCTTTGGTTGCgcggtctctctctctctatctctctcaaGCAGCTTGTGCTTTGCGGAGCAGGAGAGAGTGGCGGTGGATGAGTCTGCGGCGGACCTTTATCACTccccacaaaaaaacaccaaatagACGCCGAAGAAGGGAGCACCAAATCCAGCTGCACTTGGAGATGACACCGGTGCACTATGGAGCACGATAAATCCTAAACGGAAGCCAGCAGCAGTGGACGGTTCCGACGATCAAGCGGCTTCTTTTAACATCTGTAGAGCATAATGTGGGCATCCGCTATCCTCCCTCCGAGGCTTAGTTAGACGCAGAGTGACACTACTTATAAATGCGTCGCATGTAGCCGTCGCTTTTACACGGATAGACACGGCCTGCCCGCACAAATCGAGGTAATTCCTCCCCCATGGCCTCCTGGGAACAGTGAAGTCATTGGAGAAAAGGGAAAAGAGACTTAGTCATCTCCAGTTGTGCTTAGGAGGGAAAATCCACTTCCGAGCACGCACAGGACTCGCCCTGCTTTCCGGCCGTTTTTACGTCTTTACATGCTCTGACCCCCTCCGCCACCACAACCACCCTCAAACCCCTCTTCCCACCTACCCTTGAGAGCGCCTCCTCGACCCACCCCCCTACCCCCCGACCCCCTCGGTTGGGCATTATCTGCGTTTTAAAGGATGCCGGATCAAATATCGGTGTCCGAGTTTCTCTCGGAGACGACCGAGGATTACAATTCCCCGACCACGTCCAGCTTCACCACCCGGCTGCAGAGCTGCAGGAACACCGTCAACGTGCTGGAGGAGGTGAGGATGCACACTTATGATCGTGGCACTGGCGTCACAGCACCTGTTGTTCTCCGCACTTTGTTGTTGCATTGGACCAAAAATAGGCCTTCTCTTCAATTCCAACCGTATGCcccaagctgtgtgtgtgtgtgggggggggggggggggggtgctcgtgtgtgtgtgtgagaaggtGATCTTTATTGCCACATAGAGCACTATAACAGAGGGGTTGGGTGGCCGTGATAGAGGATGTGCACTCAGGCTTGCAGCTTTCTGTGCTCGCTCTTACGTAACTCACAGCTTCGGTGCATTGCTGCCAGGCTGGAgcattgtgcgtgtgtgcgtgcgtgtatgtCACAAGCAGTCATATCGGACACGAGTCCTGCAAGGATTAGTAACTGAGTAGAAACGCTGCGCCGCAACtaaaacatga encodes:
- the nfx1 gene encoding transcriptional repressor NF-X1; amino-acid sequence: MAEGSSDPPDLNPEAMSHKKPNQYKSRWGQPRHNHDRPFTGPTKQYGHSHHPFGQHNNSQHPDHPPYQGETGGRRRGRGHRDGLRGPNENFRGSRWQRPRSDYAGHSRGFGGYQSDDGPDGINWRRERPPPPDDDKREHQESTQNRRRTSPDSQRDFRSQGKRRQRTIKPPPPPQEERGTDRGATCHDNLGRRHPGLHQRGQRRPQNHRRNLDKIPESKETQTGCLIEQLSEEKYECMVCCEVIRLMAPIWSCQSCFHVFHLNCIKKWARSPASQADESADGWRCPACQNVALKHPTFYTCFCGKVTNPEWQRSEIPHSCGDMCGKKRSGVDCNHPCNILCHPGPCPQCPAFVTKSCVCGRTSQPMRCGQASLLHCDKVCGVPLNCGQHTCTQVCHSGPCQPCQLQVQQVCYCGVTPREVLCGTDKDMIDGLGNFSCQKTCTKMLDCEAHQCQQPCHRGSCPPCPRSPTTVKTCPCGQTPLTKLLELGYSERQSCSDPIPSCGKTCSKPLACGSNDTIHLCDKLCHEGACGPCSLTSTIRCRCASKTKEVPCATIQKEEELDFTCEKRCSKKRSCGRHKCGELCCVSTEHRCPQICSYKLNCGLHRCQEPCHRGNCEPCWQSSFDELTCHCGLSVLYPPIPCGTSPPECKNVCTRRHECDHPVFHNCHSEEKCPPCTYLTQKWCMGKHEQRSNIPCHLQDISCGLSCDKALPCEMHRCKRICHRGDCLAGGSCKQPCTLPRADCGHACSAPCHTGAACPHNPCNAKVALQCDCGRRKETVSCTEAASSYQRYAAIAMASKLSDMQLGDSMDIGPLLAKKELKQTRLQCDEECAALERNKRLAKALQIDPSSDPFNMRSTSVYSNSLKEDARKDLKFVSSVEEAIKNLVDLVSKGKQPKRSHCFQPMNRERRKVIHELAEVYGVESVSYDSEPKRNVVVTAHKGKSICPKSTLTSLIERETTTRAPVPIAHIKQSSGRASSATTWSKLVKEEPAIDYFDVQD